A section of the Zymoseptoria tritici IPO323 chromosome 9, whole genome shotgun sequence genome encodes:
- the MgGpr1 gene encoding putative G protein-coupled receptor (Putative G protein-coupled receptor) — protein sequence MPSIPLVDSHDGPFQTVGIVVRKAIDLATGTATQHFTQPESQQASGTQQHGLLEARASSLGANPNFSASTILLQRQRYQLQVIAATFSSVSVLAAICALYWFMMMRRNFRRDLVLLLVAGDFWKSSWFLISASTTLAGVDVSTPTQICQASGYFLQMGIESCDLAIFLMSLHMSLQIFPPTRSFLGHDGLYRVRYYVLAAWLIIPGAFVSLAFVNAGHAFIAQGGFCTLPIRPFWYRLALSWIPRYLNWIFIMGVAVRIYSHVGYEFKVFADESDHSSSAGAIPGGSDGTQQTRLPGEGDTTRHSYMEQSDAAGVEKAADQNDSIAPDQRGNIVSAIKKPLRPGMAMLTSRESRRQSVPTFTSVFGSGPTWDDGTTAGQDPTLRPISQSTPTSRRGSKQDNNGGHISTEDFAPPPLWTPQPRNHGSFSTINSNKSSNSYDPGHPAPLPPIKEIKTSTSNSVSGAALSRDNAATRALQLRRKAIQRQLRLLFIYPVMYLILWIMPFISHAFSYSNHFAQHPVYPITVLSIFCHSIMGFVDVCIFCWREKPWRHIPGSDGTFLGSFAFWRFGQDSRYNAAFHQQKSDVPSTSPDVPLTEKDEDSRQLTSSEGLVGYLKRWSKSFSSHSGTTTTTSGSRATTSPDLLGTNATPSPRKSHFPPTPPVVVPLQKRPHRRTHSGRSDRRILEAEHAQERLAIERAEAWRRSALMEPDGRQDGRKGSATSDGQQSLGGGLVQPPPAKKEWWDRHLSLGGQSVFGGDEEESHKS from the exons ATGCCCTCCATACCTCTTGTGGACTCCCATGACGGTCCGTTCCAAACCGTGGGAATCGTCGTGCGCAAAGCTATAGATCTGGCCACAGGAACAGCAACCCAGCATTTTACACAGCCCGAATCGCAGCAGGCGTCTGGAACACAGCAACATGGATTACTGGAGGCTCGAGCGTCCTCGCTCGGTGCCAACCCGAATTTTAGTGCTTCGACGATCCTACTGCAACGCCAACGCTATCAACTGCAAGTCATAGCAGCCACTTTCTCCAGCGTGAGCGTATTGGCGGCGATATGCGCCCTCTACTGGTTCATGATGATGCGTCGAAACTTTCGCCGCGATCTCGTACTGCTACTGGTAGCCGGCGATTTCTGGAAGTCAAGCTGGTTTTTGATTTCCGCCAGTACTACATTGGCGGGCGTGGATGTTTCGACACCAACGCAGATCTGTCAGGCGAGTGGCTACTTCCTGCAGATGGGGATAGAGTCGTGTG ATCTGGCCATATTCTTGATGAG CCTCCACATGTCGCTCCAGATCTTTCCACCaactcgctcgtttctcGGTCACGATGGCTTGTATCGTGTCCGCTACTACGTGCTTGCTGCATGGCTGATAATTCCGGGAGCTTTCGTCAGCCTGGCATTCGTGAACGCTGGCCATGCTTTCATCGCTCAAGGTGGATTTTGTACTCTGCCCATCCGACCGTTCTGGTATCGTCTCGCTCTGTCCTGGATCCCTCGGTACCTGAACTGGATCTTCATCATGGGCGTCGCCGTTCGCATCTATAGCCACGTTGGTTACGAGTTCAAAGTGTTCGCCGATGAGAGCGATCACAGCTCTAGTGCTGGAGCGATTCCGGGTGGTAGTGATGGTACACAACAGACTAGGCTGCCAGGAGAAGGAGACACAACTCGGCACTCCTATATGGAACAGTCGGACGCAGCTGGCGTTGAAAAGGCCGCAGACCAGAATGACAGCATTGCACCGGATCAGCGTGGAAACATAGTATCAGCGATCAAGAAGCCATTACGGCCGGGGATGGCTATGCTAACATCTAGGGAAAGTCGAAGACAGTCGGTCCCAACATTCACATCAGTGTTTGGTAGTGGCCCTACATGGGATGACGGAACTACAGCTGGTCAAGATCCGACACTACGACCCATCAGCCAGAGCACTCCTACCTCCCGCAGAGGCAGTAAGCAGGACAACAACGGCGGACACATCTCCACTGAGGACTTTGCACCTCCCCCTCTATGGACGCCGCAACCACGAAATCACggctccttctccaccatcaaCTCTAACAAATCCTCAAACTCCTACGACCCTGGCCATCCagctcctctccctcccatcaAGGAAATCAAAACATCCACCTCGAACTCTGTGTCAGGCGCTGCCCTTTCACGCGACAATGCCGCCACTCGCGCACTTCAACTTCGACGCAAAGCCATCCAGCGccaactccgcctcctcttcatctATCCGGTCATGTATCTCATCCTCTGGATCATGCCATTCATCTCTCACGCCTTCTCATACTCCAACCACTTTGCTCAACATCCGGTCTACCCCATCACCGTATTGAGCATATTCTGCCATTCCATCATGGGCTTTGTGGACgtctgcatcttctgctgGCGCGAGAAGCCATGGCGGCACATACCTGGTAGCGATGGAACTTTTCTCGGAAGCTTTGCCTTCTGGCGATTCGGACAGGACTCAAGATACAATGCGGCATTCCATCAACAGAAGTCCGACGTCCCGAGTACCTCGCCTGATGTGCCACTGACCGAGAAGGACGAAGACAGCCGACAGCTCACCTCATCAGAAGGACTTGTGGGCTACCTCAAGCGTTGGAGCAAGTCCTTTTCTTCCCACTCCGGAACGactaccaccacctccggctCCCGCGCTACTACCTCTCCAGACCTCCTCGGTACTAATGCCACCCCTTCGCCACGCAAGTCCCACTTTCCGCCGACCCCGCCCGTTGTCGTCCCGCTTCAGAAGCGCCCTCACCGCCGCACCCACTCCGGCCGCTCTGATCGCCGCATACTGGAAGCCGAGCATGCGCAAGAACGACTGGCGATCGAGCGTGCCGaggcttggaggaggagcgcgTTGATGGAACCCGACGGGCGACAAGACGGGCGGAAAGGCAGCGCGACGAGCGATGGTCAGCAGAGTCTGGGTGGTGGACTTGTGCAGCCGCCGCCCGCAAAGAAGGAGTGGTGGGATCGGCATTTGAGTTTGGGCGGGCAGAGTGTGTTTGgaggtgatgaagaggagagtcATAAGAGCTGA